A section of the Ochotona princeps isolate mOchPri1 chromosome 19, mOchPri1.hap1, whole genome shotgun sequence genome encodes:
- the GPRIN1 gene encoding G protein-regulated inducer of neurite outgrowth 1 has product MGTAEEPTWLQLPQKDSHPRGLLCCPQDGSREVGGPAMKECGPSQQKGSPAPSRQSPDHSTSMDSRLSGPAGAGAVATCSEGPGGSLGQSSQSCSPPQELATQEAAALRAAPTSGTATSSSCGQSEPGSSENTNPTFLEKMDSESAKQADSAPTGKSEPAGLVAPGGTSLTAPGEEGGAHMQKVEAVCSSKGVPVSPRKEGAGSPREVDPVLPRQEEPTCSRNDHPMSSGQVDLASGDKAAPAREADTSTEQTKLGPLHSAESASGPVASGTAAAALGSSREMDPALRGRMETVTPAKQDPGLLRKEDPPPSGEGGAGAERMAKMEVSTGQGELLLSGEPETASLKPGDRPASSKWDLAEPLSPGQVECKSEGKICPSPSQGADPTIAETRKMTPPGQGDPEPSGKAGSASSHPGDPASLGRVVDPPSSRGKGEPLALEKEGPAAPAEMDATSGARVEAERCAPGKAAPSESGPPAASGQTGSMVAVSSSLAKVDRGTPGNAEAGPGPKAGPLPLEQASAVPGTKAEPGAFGKTELKSGDKAEAQRRGPGAAASLPKEGALATEKADPKSSGKGEASVSPGNAEPLPSAQGVPLTAEQVQKSDRKTCGSVPCAGGAGSSESRTKSETATASGKVSSLSPKDLAAMEATAPPAGPRTRDNFTKAPSWDASALPPREDAGTQAGAQPCVSVAVSPMSPQDGAGGPAFSFQAAPLAPSQSPGPPSRRDAGLQVSLGAAETRSVATGPMTPQAAGPLPAAPPAFPEVRVRPGSVLATAVAPQEAAEPVRDVSWDEKGMTWEVYGASMEVEVLGMAIQKHLERQIEEHGRQGAPPPPAAAAAAASRAGPGRAGSVRAASQDGAAKRPPGLFRALLQSVRRPRCCSRAGPTAE; this is encoded by the coding sequence ATGGGCACTGCTGAAGAACccacctggctccagctgccacAGAAGGACTCCCACCCTCGGGGACttctctgctgcccacaggatGGGAGCCGGGAGGTTGGGGGCCCGGCCATGAAAGAATGCGGCCCCTCCCAGCAGAAGGGCAGCCCCGCACCCTCCAGGCAGAGCCCTGACCACAGCACCAGCATGGACTCCAGGCTCAGTggccctgcaggtgctggggcagtGGCCACTTGCTCTGAGGGCCCTGGTGGGAGCCTGGGACAATCTTCCCAAAGCTGCAGTCCTCCTCAGGAGTTGGCTACCCAGGAGGCAGCGGCCTTACGAGCAGCCCCGACCTCAGGGACAGCGACCTCTTCCTCGTGTGGGCAGTCCGAGCCTGGGTCCTCAGAGAACACAAACCCCACGTTCTTGGAGAAGATGGATTCCGAGTCAGCAAAGCAGGCAGATTCTGCACCCACGGGAAAGTCAGAGCCTGCCGGCCTTGTGGCTCCTGGGGGAACGTCGCTCACGGCcccaggagaggaagggggagcACACATGCAGAAGGTAGAAGCCGTGTGCTCCAGTAAGGGGGTTCCGGTGTCCCCAAGGAAGGAGGGTGCTGGGTCCCCGAGAGAGGTGGATCCCGTGTTGCCAAGACAGGAGGAGCCCACATGTTCCAGAAATGATCATCCCATGTCCTCTGGGCAGGTGGACCTGGCCTCTGGGGACAAAGCGGCACCTGCGAGAGAGGCAGATACGTCCACGGAACAGACTAAGCTGGGGCCCTTGCACTCTGCAGAGTCAGCAAGCGGACCTGTAGCCTCTGGGACAGCTGCTGCAGCGCTCGGCTCCTCCAGAGAgatggaccctgcactcagggGACGCATGGAAACTGTAACCCCTGCAAAGCAGGACCCTGGGCTCCTGAGAAAGGAGGACCCTCCCCCCTCTGGAGAGGGAGGTGCTGGCGCTGAGAGGATGGCCAAGATGGAGGTGTCCACCGGCCAGGGGGAACTTTTGCTCTCAGGAGAGCCGGAAACTGCATCTCTGAAACCTGGGGACCGCCCGGCTTCCAGCAAGTGGGACCTCGCGGAACCCTTGTCTCCTGGACAGGTGGAGTGTAAGTCTGAGGGCAAGATATGCCCCTCCCCGTCCCAAGGGGCGGATCCCACCATTGCAGAAACCAGGAAAATGACGCCTCCTGGACAGGGGGATCCCGAGCCTTCTGGAAAGGCCGGATCGGCATCCTCCCACCCCGGGGATCCCGCGTCCTTGGGGAGGGTGGTGGATCCGCCATCTTCTCGGGGGAAAGGAGAGCCCCTGGCCCTGGAGAAGGAGGGTCCTGCGGCCCCGGCCGAGATGGATGCCACCAGTGGGGCCAGAGTGGAAGCTGAGCGCTGTGCGCCTGGGAAGGCTGCGCCTTCAGAATCGGGGCCCCCTGCGGCCTCAGGACAAACAGGCTCGATGGTGGCGGTGTCTTCGTCCTTGGCGAAGGTGGACCGCGGGACCCCGGGAAATGCAGAAGCTGGCCCGGGGCCCAAGGCAGGACCTCTGCCTTTAGAGCAGGCCAGTGCCGTGCCTGGCACCAAGGCAGAGCCCGGGGCCTTCGGAAAAacagagctgaagtcaggagacaaggCAGAGGCACAGCGCCGCGGGCCGGGGGCTGCCGCATCTTTGCCAAAGGAGGGGGCCCTGGCCACGGAGAAAGCGGATCCCAAATCCTCAGGAAAGGGAGAGGCGTCCGTGTCTCCGGGAAACGCAGAGCCCCTGCCTTCAGCGCAGGGGGTACCCCTGACTGCGGAGCAGGTGCAGAAATCAGACCGTAAAACCTGCGGTTCAGTCCCTTGCGCCGGGGGTGCAGGGAGCAGCGAGAGTCGCACAAAGTCAGAGACGGCGACGGCCAGCGGCAAGGTCTCCAGCCTGAGCCCCAAAGACCTGGCGGCCATGGAGGCCACTGCGCCCCCGGCGGGGCCGCGGACTCGCGACAACTTCACCAAGGCGCCGTCGTGGGACGCGAGCGCTCTGCCACCGCGCGAGGACGCGGGCACGCAGGCCGGAGCGCAGCCCTGCGTCTCGGTGGCCGTGAGCCCCATGTCTCCGCAGGACGGCGCGGGTGGCCCGGCCTTCAGCTTCCAGGCAGCGCCGCTCGCGCCCAGCCAGTCTCCCGGGCCGCCCTCGCGCCGCGACGCGGGCCTGCAGGTGTCACTGGGTGCCGCCGAGACGCGCTCCGTGGCCACCGGGCCCATGACACCACAGGCTGCCGGGCCGCTGCCCGCTGCGCCACCCGCCTTCCCCGAAGTGCGGGTGAGGCCCGGATCCGTGCTGGCGACCGCTGTGGCGCCGCAGGAGGCGGCAGAGCCCGTGCGCGACGTCAGCTGGGACGAGAAGGGCATGACGTGGGAGGTATACGGGGCCTCCATGGAAGTGGAAGTGCTGGGCATGGCTATCCAGAAGCATCTGGAGCGACAGATCGAGGAACACGGCCGCCAAGGGGCGCCCCCGCCGCCTGCCGCGGCCGCTGCAGCAGCCTCCCGCGCTGGCCCTGGCCGAGCGGGCTCGGTCAGAGCCGCGTCCCAGGATGGCGCCGCTAAGCGTCCGCCCGGCCTGTTCCGCGCGCTGCTGCAGAGCGTGCGCCGGCCGCGGTGCTGCTCGCGGGCGGGACCCACGGCCGAGTGA